A genomic stretch from Candidatus Schekmanbacteria bacterium includes:
- the hisD gene encoding histidinol dehydrogenase, whose protein sequence is MKTIRSGSREFDAFIKALKSRKYKEDKKIEQSVSRIIADVRKNGDKAVIKYTRAFDKVIIKKSSDLLVTKDEIKEAVSRIPADDIRNFKRAAVRIKAFHMRELRSGWIYEEKDGTITGQKITSLAVVGIYVPGGKAAYPSSVLMNAIPAKVAGVEKIIMCTPPSKDGMNPYVLAAADIAGVDEIYRAGGAQAVAAMAYGTDMIPAVDKIVGPGNIFVATAKKQVFGAVGIDMIAGPTEIVIVADESADSDFIAWDMISQAEHDENASATCITTSSRIAKEVHKSLEKRLKGFARREIASKSLERFGAVITVPSIEEALKVANTIAPEHLELMVKDPVKVSSMVENAGAMFLGSYSPEPIGDYVAGPNHVLPTGGTARFSSPLSVDDFTKKTSIIYLGKKAFDNLSGTAIAIAETEGLVGHAMSVKVRIDK, encoded by the coding sequence GTGAAGACAATCAGATCAGGTTCAAGGGAATTCGACGCATTTATAAAAGCATTGAAATCCAGGAAATACAAAGAGGATAAAAAGATTGAACAGAGCGTGAGCCGGATTATTGCTGATGTGAGGAAAAACGGCGACAAGGCTGTGATCAAATATACGCGGGCTTTTGATAAAGTCATAATCAAAAAATCTTCAGACCTTCTCGTAACTAAAGATGAGATAAAAGAAGCTGTAAGCAGAATTCCTGCTGATGATATAAGAAACTTTAAACGAGCGGCAGTGCGTATAAAGGCTTTCCACATGAGAGAACTTCGTTCCGGATGGATTTATGAAGAAAAAGACGGCACTATTACGGGACAAAAAATCACATCTCTTGCTGTTGTTGGAATATATGTTCCGGGAGGAAAGGCAGCCTATCCTTCATCAGTTCTTATGAATGCAATACCTGCAAAGGTTGCGGGCGTTGAAAAAATTATAATGTGTACTCCTCCGTCAAAAGACGGAATGAATCCTTATGTGCTTGCAGCGGCAGACATTGCCGGTGTTGACGAGATTTACAGGGCAGGAGGAGCGCAGGCTGTAGCTGCTATGGCTTATGGTACTGATATGATTCCGGCAGTGGATAAAATTGTGGGTCCGGGAAATATCTTTGTTGCCACTGCAAAGAAACAGGTCTTCGGGGCTGTGGGAATAGACATGATTGCAGGCCCGACAGAGATTGTGATTGTCGCTGATGAAAGTGCGGACTCAGATTTTATCGCCTGGGACATGATATCGCAGGCTGAGCATGACGAGAATGCTTCGGCGACCTGCATAACAACATCTTCAAGGATTGCAAAGGAAGTTCATAAATCATTGGAGAAAAGATTAAAGGGATTTGCAAGGCGGGAGATTGCATCGAAATCACTCGAAAGATTTGGCGCAGTTATTACAGTTCCATCAATTGAGGAAGCTCTGAAAGTTGCAAATACAATCGCTCCTGAGCATCTTGAACTTATGGTGAAAGACCCTGTAAAAGTTTCCTCAATGGTCGAGAATGCGGGGGCAATGTTTCTCGGGTCCTATTCTCCAGAGCCTATAGGGGATTATGTGGCTGGTCCAAATCATGTCCTTCCAACCGGCGGCACAGCGCGTTTTTCATCACCGCTTTCAGTTGATGATTTTACAAAAAAGACAAGCATCATCTATCTCGGGAAAAAAGCATTCGATAACCTTTCAGGCACAGCCATCGCTATCGCGGAGACCGAAGGTCTTGTAGGCCATGCAATGTCGGTGAAGGTGAGGATTGATAAATGA
- the murA gene encoding UDP-N-acetylglucosamine 1-carboxyvinyltransferase, translating to MEKIVVTGGKKLNGEVLISGAKNSALPAMAASLLTRGKSVIRNVPHLRDIETFRLLLQHLGAKVKWTDTNTIEIDTSAVNCFDAPYDLVRTMRASVLVLGPLLAKYGKTKVSLPGGCAIGARPINFHLHGMEQLGGKIKLENGYVDATAGRLAGAHIAFDMPTVTGTENVLMASALAKGKTVIENAACEPEIGDLAGMLRQMGAKISGEGTERIEVTGRAKLKPLEWDVIPDRIETGTFLVAAAITGGEVTVRKCVPNHITALLNKLRESGANVTEGEDWITLKNGGGLKSVDIKTSPYPGFATDMQAQFMALMSLAEGVSVITETVFENRFMHVGELLRMGADITINGNTAVVRGVKSLKGAPVMATDLRASASLIIAGLAAKGDTLVQRIYHIDRGYEKIEKKFEGLGARIKRIS from the coding sequence GTGGAAAAAATCGTAGTGACCGGCGGCAAGAAGTTGAACGGTGAAGTGCTTATAAGCGGGGCAAAGAACTCAGCCCTTCCTGCTATGGCAGCCTCATTGCTTACCAGAGGCAAATCAGTCATAAGAAACGTTCCACATCTTAGGGACATTGAAACATTCAGGCTTTTGCTTCAGCATCTTGGCGCAAAGGTAAAATGGACTGATACAAACACCATCGAGATTGATACATCTGCTGTAAACTGCTTTGATGCGCCTTATGATCTTGTAAGGACTATGAGGGCATCAGTTCTGGTCCTCGGTCCTCTGCTTGCAAAATACGGGAAAACCAAAGTATCGCTTCCGGGAGGGTGCGCGATAGGAGCAAGGCCCATCAATTTTCACCTTCATGGCATGGAACAGCTTGGAGGGAAAATCAAACTTGAGAACGGGTATGTTGATGCGACAGCAGGACGACTTGCCGGCGCCCATATCGCCTTTGACATGCCGACTGTTACGGGGACAGAAAATGTGCTTATGGCTTCCGCTCTTGCTAAGGGGAAGACAGTCATAGAAAATGCAGCATGCGAGCCGGAGATAGGTGACCTTGCAGGAATGCTGAGGCAAATGGGAGCGAAAATAAGCGGGGAAGGGACCGAGAGAATTGAAGTGACCGGAAGAGCGAAATTAAAACCCCTGGAATGGGATGTGATCCCGGACAGGATTGAGACAGGGACATTTCTTGTTGCCGCAGCTATAACAGGCGGTGAAGTCACTGTCAGAAAATGCGTACCGAATCATATCACGGCTCTTCTCAATAAACTCAGGGAATCAGGTGCAAATGTTACAGAAGGAGAAGATTGGATAACTCTCAAGAATGGCGGAGGGTTAAAATCTGTTGACATTAAAACTTCACCATATCCGGGATTTGCAACGGACATGCAGGCGCAATTCATGGCGTTGATGTCATTGGCAGAGGGTGTAAGCGTTATTACAGAGACAGTCTTTGAGAACAGGTTCATGCATGTCGGCGAGCTTCTCCGCATGGGTGCTGATATAACTATTAACGGGAATACTGCTGTTGTAAGGGGAGTGAAAAGCCTTAAAGGTGCTCCGGTAATGGCGACAGATTTAAGAGCAAGTGCAAGCCTCATAATAGCCGGGCTTGCAGCAAAAGGAGACACGCTTGTTCAACGTATTTATCATATTGACCGCGGTTATGAGAAAATAGAAAAAAAGTTTGAGGGTCTTGGTGCCCGTATAAAAAGAATATCATAA
- the rpmE gene encoding 50S ribosomal protein L31, which yields MKKDIHPKYAETGIQCACGEILQTRSTREDIHIEVCSRCHPFYTGKQKLVDTAGRVEKFKRKYKKDKQD from the coding sequence GTGAAAAAAGATATTCATCCAAAATACGCGGAAACCGGAATTCAGTGTGCATGCGGTGAAATCCTACAAACAAGGTCAACGCGTGAGGACATACACATAGAAGTATGCTCAAGATGCCATCCTTTCTATACGGGCAAGCAAAAGCTTGTTGATACAGCCGGAAGGGTAGAAAAGTTTAAGAGGAAATATAAGAAGGATAAACAGGATTGA
- a CDS encoding putative toxin-antitoxin system toxin component, PIN family: MDTCVLISAFAFGGVPEKAVKKILNSSEIYVSPELLIEYRGVPLSLEAEGKIDRKQFRALISGIAAIVSKAKIVHPVKRISICRDPEDNMLLECCKTAGADYLITGDNDLLDIAGLVFDFGIVTPGEFIKTK; the protein is encoded by the coding sequence ATAGATACTTGTGTTCTCATTTCTGCATTTGCCTTTGGCGGTGTACCTGAAAAGGCAGTTAAAAAAATATTGAATAGTTCTGAGATTTATGTGTCTCCTGAGTTGTTAATAGAATATCGAGGAGTTCCCTTGTCTCTTGAAGCAGAAGGGAAGATTGATCGTAAACAGTTTCGAGCGCTTATTTCTGGAATTGCTGCAATTGTTTCGAAAGCTAAAATTGTCCACCCGGTTAAAAGGATTTCTATATGCAGAGATCCGGAAGATAATATGTTGCTTGAATGTTGTAAAACTGCTGGTGCTGATTATTTAATTACAGGGGATAATGATTTGCTTGATATAGCCGGATTAGTATTTGATTTTGGGATAGTCACTCCTGGGGAGTTTATCAAAACCAAATGA
- the prmC gene encoding peptide chain release factor N(5)-glutamine methyltransferase, whose amino-acid sequence MTIITNMLFNISEVLKNASAKLQSAGISSARLDSELILCKVLHAERIYLYSNPEKILSEKELEEFQSLLVQRLQRKPIQYITGKQEFWSRDFVLNDEVLVPRPETEILIETIVVDAEKLFLNAESEGRSLRILDVGTGSGIIAITIKNILRSAHVVATDISYGALKIAKLNSSINVQRDNLYGNILFVEADIFQAFSDSLVEKRKAFDIIVANPPYISSVEIDRLEPEVSEWEPRVALDGGDGGTEIIEKIIRSAWEYLMPGGMLLIETGESQKEELIKIIDSCGKYISTKFINDYSGKERALETWKKS is encoded by the coding sequence TTGACCATTATTACTAATATGCTTTTTAACATCTCTGAAGTCCTTAAAAATGCATCAGCAAAGCTCCAATCTGCAGGGATAAGTTCAGCAAGACTCGACAGCGAACTTATCCTTTGCAAGGTTCTTCATGCAGAAAGGATTTATTTATACAGCAACCCTGAGAAAATACTTTCTGAAAAAGAGCTGGAAGAGTTCCAATCACTTCTTGTTCAAAGGCTGCAGAGAAAACCCATCCAATACATTACGGGCAAGCAGGAATTCTGGTCAAGAGACTTTGTTTTAAATGATGAAGTCCTTGTTCCCAGGCCCGAGACAGAAATCCTGATAGAAACCATAGTCGTTGATGCTGAAAAACTTTTCTTAAACGCAGAGAGCGAAGGGCGGTCTTTGCGAATCCTTGATGTGGGAACCGGTTCAGGGATAATAGCAATTACCATTAAGAATATACTGAGGTCTGCTCACGTAGTTGCCACCGATATTTCCTATGGCGCATTGAAAATTGCAAAACTCAATTCATCAATTAATGTGCAAAGAGATAATCTTTACGGTAATATCCTCTTTGTTGAAGCGGATATTTTCCAGGCTTTCAGCGACAGTCTTGTTGAAAAGAGGAAGGCATTTGATATAATCGTTGCCAATCCTCCATATATATCTTCCGTTGAGATTGACAGGCTTGAACCGGAAGTATCTGAATGGGAACCGAGGGTTGCTCTTGATGGAGGAGATGGAGGAACGGAGATAATTGAGAAGATAATCAGGTCTGCGTGGGAATATTTAATGCCCGGCGGGATGCTTCTGATTGAAACAGGTGAGAGCCAGAAAGAAGAGCTTATTAAAATAATAGATTCCTGCGGAAAGTATATTTCAACAAAATTTATTAATGATTATTCCGGCAAAGAAAGGGCATTGGAGACGTGGAAAAAATCGTAG
- the rho gene encoding transcription termination factor Rho has translation MLDIRKLKQMTIAGLSSTARKLGINGVSTLRKQELIFEILRAQIEKNGLLYGEGVLEILPDGFGFLRSPNYNYLPGPDDIYVSPSQIRKFDLRTGDTVAGQIRPPKEGERYFALLKVEAINYEPPEATKDKILFDNLTPFYPQERIKLEIEGVKDNMSMRIMDLLTPIGKGQRGLIVAPPRTGKTMLLQAIANSITNNHPEVVLIVLLIDERPEEVTDMERSVRGEVVSSTFDEPPTRHVQVADMVIEKAKRLVEHKRDVVILLDSITRLARAHNAIQPPSGKILSGGIDSNALQRPKRFFGAARNIEEGGSLTIIATALIDTGSRMDDVIFEEFKGTGNMEVNLDRRLVDKRVYPAIDMTKSGTRKEELLIEAEELNKIWILRKFLNPMGVVDAMEFLCEKMKATKSNKEFLNSMNT, from the coding sequence ATGCTCGATATCCGTAAATTAAAGCAAATGACTATAGCTGGGTTAAGCTCAACTGCCAGAAAGCTTGGAATTAACGGTGTAAGCACGCTTAGAAAACAGGAACTTATTTTTGAAATTCTGCGTGCCCAGATAGAAAAGAATGGTCTGCTTTATGGTGAGGGAGTCCTTGAGATACTTCCTGATGGGTTCGGGTTTCTCCGCTCCCCTAACTATAACTATCTGCCCGGTCCTGACGACATCTATGTGTCTCCGTCGCAGATAAGGAAATTTGACCTCCGTACAGGTGATACTGTAGCAGGACAAATAAGACCTCCGAAAGAAGGGGAACGTTATTTTGCGCTTTTAAAGGTTGAAGCAATCAACTATGAACCGCCCGAAGCAACAAAGGATAAGATACTTTTTGACAACCTGACTCCATTCTATCCTCAGGAAAGGATAAAGCTTGAGATTGAGGGAGTAAAAGACAACATGTCAATGAGGATAATGGATCTTCTGACTCCGATAGGCAAGGGACAGAGGGGACTTATAGTTGCTCCACCGAGAACAGGGAAAACAATGCTTCTTCAGGCTATTGCCAACAGCATCACGAATAATCATCCGGAGGTCGTTCTGATAGTGCTTCTTATAGATGAGCGTCCGGAGGAAGTTACCGACATGGAGCGTTCAGTCAGGGGAGAGGTTGTGAGCTCAACATTCGATGAACCTCCGACAAGACATGTGCAGGTAGCTGACATGGTAATAGAGAAGGCAAAGAGGCTTGTTGAGCATAAGAGGGATGTTGTTATTCTTCTTGATAGTATTACAAGATTAGCAAGGGCACATAATGCCATTCAGCCGCCAAGCGGAAAGATACTTTCCGGAGGTATTGACTCCAATGCGCTTCAAAGGCCAAAAAGGTTTTTTGGAGCTGCACGTAATATTGAAGAGGGAGGAAGTCTTACCATCATAGCTACTGCCCTTATAGATACAGGCAGCAGGATGGACGATGTCATATTTGAAGAATTTAAGGGCACGGGCAACATGGAAGTAAACCTCGACAGGAGACTTGTTGATAAACGTGTTTATCCTGCAATTGACATGACTAAATCCGGAACGAGAAAAGAAGAGCTCCTTATTGAAGCAGAAGAACTTAACAAGATATGGATATTGAGGAAGTTCCTCAATCCAATGGGAGTTGTTGATGCAATGGAATTTCTGTGTGAAAAAATGAAGGCAACGAAAAGCAATAAGGAATTCCTTAATTCTATGAACACCTGA
- the prfA gene encoding peptide chain release factor 1: MFDRLDKTEERYEELGNLLSDPSVHQDRNAFTQYSKERAALSKIVDVYREYKKIKKQLDDNKELLRTENDEELRNMAKDEISILEQSVNEITERLKILLLPKDSNDEKNILLEIRAGAGGDEAALFVANLFRMYTMFAEKKKWKVEILTSNPTGIGGFKEIIALIEGEKVYSFLKFESGVHRVQRIPLTEAGGRIHTSTVTVAVLPEAEDVEINIDPTELKIDVYRSSGPGGQSVNTTDSAVRVTHIPTNTVVCCQDEKSQHKNKAKALKILRARLLERMQQEQQDEIAKTRKSQVGTGDRSERIRTYNYPQGRVTDHRIGLTLHKLNAVLDGEIDEIVNALISSYQTELLQQTAV, translated from the coding sequence ATGTTTGATAGATTAGACAAAACAGAAGAACGCTACGAAGAATTGGGGAATCTGCTTTCCGATCCGTCTGTTCATCAGGACAGGAATGCTTTTACCCAGTATTCAAAAGAGCGGGCAGCATTATCCAAGATAGTAGATGTTTACAGGGAATATAAGAAAATAAAGAAACAGCTTGATGACAATAAAGAACTTCTTCGTACCGAGAATGATGAAGAGCTTAGAAATATGGCAAAGGATGAGATATCCATCCTCGAACAGTCAGTCAATGAAATAACCGAACGACTTAAGATTTTGTTGCTTCCCAAGGACTCCAATGATGAGAAAAACATACTGCTTGAAATAAGAGCAGGGGCAGGCGGAGATGAAGCAGCGCTCTTTGTGGCGAATCTTTTCAGGATGTACACCATGTTTGCTGAAAAGAAAAAATGGAAAGTAGAGATATTAACCTCCAATCCAACCGGGATAGGAGGGTTTAAGGAAATAATAGCGCTTATTGAAGGCGAAAAAGTTTACAGCTTTCTGAAGTTTGAAAGCGGCGTTCACAGGGTGCAGAGAATTCCCTTAACTGAAGCAGGCGGGAGAATACATACATCAACAGTAACGGTTGCAGTGCTTCCTGAAGCTGAAGATGTCGAAATCAACATAGACCCGACAGAGTTAAAAATTGACGTTTACCGTTCATCAGGCCCTGGAGGGCAGAGCGTCAATACCACTGATTCTGCAGTAAGGGTTACACATATACCGACCAATACGGTTGTATGCTGCCAGGATGAAAAATCACAGCATAAGAACAAGGCAAAGGCATTAAAGATTCTGCGTGCAAGGCTCCTTGAGAGGATGCAACAGGAACAGCAGGACGAGATTGCAAAGACGAGAAAAAGCCAGGTCGGCACAGGTGACAGAAGCGAGAGGATAAGGACATATAATTACCCTCAGGGACGTGTTACTGACCATAGAATCGGGCTTACTCTTCATAAATTGAATGCTGTACTTGATGGAGAGATCGATGAAATAGTGAACGCACTTATCTCTTCATATCAGACTGAACTGTTACAGCAGACAGCTGTGTAA